In one window of Campylobacter hepaticus DNA:
- the nusA gene encoding transcription termination factor NusA — translation MEKIADIIESIANEKNLDLENVKEKVIIALINTAKKIYGQEYEFFVEPKNLNLYQKITIVADDDERLQNKSESLIALSKAKIEAPEVEIGDELTYECSLENLGRTAVNILHKELEYHIQKLLEQTIFEKYKNKIGQMVFGSVVRVDNEENTYIEIDELRAFLPRKNRIKGEKFKIGDVVKAVIRRVYTDKGIKIELSRTSPKFLECLLEAEVPEIKDGYVNVVACARIPGERAKIILKANGANIDPVGATVGVKGVRINAVSKELHNENIDCIEFVNESEILISRALAPAIVNSVKIEDKRAIVSLNSEQKSKAIGKNGINIRLASMLSGYEIELNELNSHLNNTMSNQEMVKNLQDLFKI, via the coding sequence ATGGAGAAAATAGCAGATATCATTGAGTCCATTGCTAATGAAAAAAATTTAGATTTAGAAAATGTTAAAGAAAAAGTTATCATTGCTTTAATTAATACAGCAAAAAAAATTTATGGACAAGAATATGAATTTTTTGTAGAGCCAAAAAATTTAAACCTTTATCAAAAGATTACTATTGTGGCTGATGATGATGAAAGACTGCAAAATAAAAGTGAAAGTCTAATAGCTTTAAGTAAGGCGAAAATAGAAGCACCTGAGGTTGAAATAGGAGATGAATTAACTTATGAATGTTCTTTGGAAAATTTAGGTAGAACTGCAGTAAATATTTTGCATAAAGAACTTGAGTATCATATACAAAAATTATTAGAACAAACTATTTTTGAAAAATATAAAAATAAAATTGGACAAATGGTTTTTGGTAGTGTTGTAAGAGTGGATAATGAAGAAAATACCTATATAGAAATTGACGAATTAAGAGCTTTTTTACCAAGAAAAAATCGTATTAAGGGTGAAAAATTTAAAATAGGTGATGTAGTAAAAGCTGTGATACGTCGTGTGTATACAGATAAGGGTATTAAAATAGAATTAAGTCGCACAAGTCCTAAATTTTTAGAATGTTTACTTGAGGCTGAGGTGCCTGAAATCAAAGACGGGTATGTTAATGTAGTTGCTTGCGCAAGAATTCCAGGTGAAAGAGCTAAAATAATTCTTAAAGCTAATGGAGCAAATATCGATCCTGTTGGAGCAACAGTAGGGGTAAAAGGTGTAAGAATTAATGCTGTTAGCAAGGAGCTTCATAATGAAAATATTGATTGTATAGAATTTGTTAATGAGAGTGAAATTTTAATTTCTCGTGCTTTAGCCCCAGCTATTGTTAATTCTGTAAAAATTGAAGATAAAAGAGCTATTGTAAGTTTAAATAGCGAACAAAAAAGTAAAGCTATAGGTAAAAATGGAATTAATATCCGTCTTGCTTCTATGTTAAGTGGTTATGAGATAGAATTAAATGAATTAAATTCTCATTTGAACAATACTATGAGTAATCAAGAAATGGTTAAAAATCTTCAAGATTTATTTAAAATTTAA
- a CDS encoding clan AA aspartic protease, giving the protein MLFLLKKIFPQLFISIILKDKKNILKTSIYRANKLVSSNEKTFDKSENLLEYIKNLSKHFLFYYTALFLDAKEQGLIPNTNIKDYEHFDIGKISLKHILLNNALIYTATEHIEYYNELFEDHGTLDFLYSPFALLYYNIQKERQTDDKIILYGFKQNSLLTIIISKGTTILYGDFKTFEQELNSNLNLLKENNIQTNNDTQIVDNFDENLNQEINSNTQEDHLNTLDNDLNIKEFEEFEHFNNDMEFCRYIISSIEKFYNDDKYLGVFINDIILYSESSIDISAIDFLENETFLEIKTKSINTLDLMIELMQKELK; this is encoded by the coding sequence ATGTTATTTTTACTAAAAAAAATATTCCCGCAACTTTTCATTAGCATTATATTAAAAGATAAAAAAAATATCTTAAAAACTTCCATTTATAGAGCGAATAAATTAGTAAGTAGCAATGAAAAAACCTTTGATAAAAGCGAAAATTTATTAGAATATATAAAAAATTTAAGCAAACATTTCTTATTTTATTATACTGCTTTATTTTTAGACGCTAAAGAACAAGGATTAATACCTAATACAAATATTAAAGATTATGAACATTTTGATATAGGAAAAATCAGTTTAAAACATATCTTATTAAATAATGCTTTAATTTACACAGCTACTGAACACATAGAATATTATAATGAGCTTTTTGAAGATCATGGAACTTTAGATTTTTTATATTCTCCCTTTGCTCTTCTTTATTACAATATACAAAAAGAAAGACAAACTGATGATAAAATCATACTCTATGGATTTAAACAAAATTCACTTTTAACTATTATTATTAGCAAGGGTACTACTATTTTATATGGAGACTTTAAAACCTTTGAGCAAGAATTAAACTCGAATTTAAATCTTTTAAAAGAAAATAATATTCAAACAAACAATGATACTCAAATTGTAGATAATTTTGATGAAAACTTAAATCAAGAAATTAATTCAAACACACAAGAAGATCATCTTAATACCTTAGACAATGATTTAAATATTAAAGAATTTGAAGAATTTGAACATTTTAATAATGATATGGAATTTTGTCGCTATATAATTAGTAGTATTGAAAAATTTTATAACGATGATAAATATTTAGGAGTTTTCATTAATGATATTATATTATATAGCGAATCTAGTATTGATATCAGTGCTATTGATTTTTTAGAAAATGAAACTTTTCTAGAAATAAAAACCAAATCTATTAATACACTTGATCTTATGATAGAACTAATGCAAAAGGAACTTAAGTGA
- a CDS encoding 3'-5' exonuclease, whose translation MSLQQIDQIISILNKQSKPYDWVVEEFSKIQELKNFDLDLETFELLGLGLTLNKDNTFTLKTRTKKIKEEIFCVVDIESTGGVNKGEILEIGAVKIQNSKQIGVFQSFIKVKAIPENISELTGITYDMVKNAPSLAKVLNDFRLFLKDSIFVAHNVRFDYSFISKVLDECDFGILLNRRICTIEFAQCCIQSPKYKLEVLKEFLGIENVHHRALDDALAAAEILKYCLSKLPYHIKTTEELIHFIKTTRLKTK comes from the coding sequence TTGAGTTTACAACAAATTGATCAAATTATTTCTATATTAAATAAACAAAGTAAGCCTTATGATTGGGTTGTTGAAGAATTTTCTAAAATTCAAGAATTAAAAAATTTTGATTTAGACTTAGAAACTTTCGAACTTTTAGGTTTAGGATTAACTTTAAATAAAGATAATACTTTTACTCTTAAAACACGTACAAAAAAAATTAAAGAAGAAATTTTTTGTGTGGTAGATATAGAAAGTACAGGAGGGGTTAATAAGGGTGAAATATTAGAAATTGGAGCTGTTAAAATTCAAAATTCTAAACAGATTGGAGTTTTTCAAAGTTTTATTAAGGTTAAAGCTATTCCAGAGAATATTTCAGAGCTTACAGGCATTACTTATGATATGGTAAAAAATGCTCCAAGTCTAGCAAAGGTTTTAAATGATTTTAGGCTTTTTTTAAAAGATAGTATTTTTGTTGCCCATAATGTTCGCTTTGATTATAGTTTTATTTCTAAGGTTTTAGATGAATGTGATTTTGGGATTTTGCTCAATCGTCGTATTTGTACTATAGAGTTTGCACAATGTTGCATACAAAGCCCAAAATATAAACTTGAAGTTTTAAAGGAATTTTTGGGTATAGAAAATGTTCATCATAGGGCTTTAGATGATGCTTTGGCTGCTGCTGAAATTTTAAAGTATTGTTTAAGTAAACTTCCTTATCATATTAAAACTACAGAAGAATTGATTCATTTTATAAAGACTACACGTTTAAAAACAAAATAA
- the miaB gene encoding tRNA (N6-isopentenyl adenosine(37)-C2)-methylthiotransferase MiaB gives MSAKKLFIQTLGCAMNVRDSEHMIAELTQKENYALTQDIKEADLILINTCSVREKPVHKLFSEVGSFEKVKKQGAKIGVCGCTASHLGNEIFRRAPYVDFVLGARNISKITQAIKTPKFMGIDIDYDESEFAFADFRNSIYKSYINISIGCDKHCTYCIVPHTRGDEISIPFNIIYQEAQKAVEKGAQEIFLLGQNVNNYGKRFRNQHKAMDFADLLEELSAIKDLKRIRFTSPHPLHMDDKFLKVFASNPKICKSMHMPLQSGSSQILNAMKRGYTKEWYLNRALKLREICPNVSISTDIIVAFPGESEKDFEETMDVLEKVRFEQIFSFKYSKRPLTKAASLPNQIDEETASQRLTILQNRHNAILDEIVKKQENKTFKVLFEELKTNNTIAGRTDNNFLVQIQGSEELLGQLKEVKINNAKRMVLYGEIV, from the coding sequence TTGAGTGCTAAAAAATTATTTATCCAAACTCTAGGATGCGCGATGAATGTCAGAGATTCTGAACATATGATCGCAGAACTTACACAAAAAGAAAATTATGCCTTAACACAAGACATTAAAGAAGCTGATCTTATTCTTATTAACACTTGTTCAGTACGCGAAAAACCTGTACATAAGCTTTTTTCAGAAGTAGGTAGCTTTGAAAAAGTAAAAAAACAAGGTGCTAAAATAGGAGTTTGCGGTTGTACTGCTTCGCACTTAGGAAATGAAATCTTTCGTCGCGCCCCTTATGTAGATTTTGTCTTAGGAGCAAGAAATATTTCTAAAATTACTCAAGCTATAAAAACTCCAAAATTTATGGGAATAGATATAGATTATGATGAAAGTGAATTTGCTTTTGCAGATTTTAGAAATAGTATTTATAAATCTTATATTAATATCTCTATAGGTTGTGATAAACACTGTACTTATTGCATAGTTCCTCATACACGTGGAGATGAAATTTCCATACCTTTTAATATTATTTATCAAGAAGCCCAAAAAGCTGTAGAAAAAGGTGCTCAAGAAATTTTTTTATTGGGTCAAAATGTTAATAATTATGGTAAAAGATTTAGAAATCAACACAAAGCAATGGATTTTGCTGATCTTTTAGAAGAACTTAGTGCGATAAAAGACTTAAAACGTATTCGTTTTACAAGTCCACACCCTTTACATATGGATGATAAATTTTTAAAAGTTTTTGCTAGTAATCCAAAAATTTGTAAATCTATGCATATGCCCTTACAAAGTGGATCAAGTCAAATTTTAAATGCTATGAAACGCGGTTATACTAAAGAATGGTATTTAAATAGAGCCCTAAAACTTAGAGAAATTTGTCCTAATGTAAGTATTTCAACAGATATTATTGTAGCTTTTCCAGGAGAAAGTGAAAAAGATTTTGAAGAAACTATGGATGTTTTAGAAAAAGTACGTTTTGAACAAATCTTTTCTTTTAAATATTCTAAACGCCCCTTAACTAAAGCTGCTAGTTTACCAAATCAAATTGATGAAGAAACTGCTTCACAAAGACTCACTATCTTACAAAATCGCCACAATGCGATTTTAGATGAAATTGTTAAAAAACAAGAAAATAAAACTTTTAAAGTTTTATTTGAAGAATTAAAAACAAATAACACAATAGCTGGGAGAACAGATAATAATTTTTTAGTACAAATTCAAGGTAGTGAAGAACTTTTAGGACAACTAAAAGAAGTGAAAATTAATAATGCAAAGCGTATGGTTTTATATGGGGAAATCGTTTAA
- a CDS encoding MFS transporter has product MNYIDLLKNNTNIRILASVQFIVYFGAWFSQTGVFTLLVQLNAPTWATATSAMLAFLPGVLLAPINGVIVEKNKPKKLLLSMISIELISIFCLIFVTSLDMLWLLFILIFIRLCIASIYFQAEMSLMAKILNPKELKLVNEMHSIIWAISYTAGMASAGIFIYFLGVKIAFLFDCTLILIGIYCLSKLNIFNFKQKTQHHFFIMIKEGLFYVLKNKIILHLILLHAFIGLTAYETLVTLLAQHSYKEVLSAALIIGFLNAIRACSLAIGPIILSKFINNNNLFYMYLGQGLGIILWAITQFNFYISFIGLIGAGFFTSTLWAYTYTMIQKNADKQYHGRVIAYTDMVYLSFSASISLLMGFLFELGLNLQFITFLLGMIFVLAAFYWKWFYHKYL; this is encoded by the coding sequence ATGAATTATATCGATTTATTAAAAAACAACACAAATATTCGAATATTAGCTTCAGTTCAATTTATAGTATATTTTGGTGCATGGTTTTCACAAACAGGAGTTTTTACTCTTTTAGTCCAACTTAATGCTCCTACTTGGGCAACAGCCACAAGTGCCATGCTTGCTTTTTTACCTGGAGTTTTACTAGCGCCTATAAATGGAGTTATAGTAGAAAAAAATAAACCTAAAAAACTCCTCCTTAGTATGATAAGCATAGAACTTATTTCAATTTTTTGTCTTATATTTGTCACCAGCCTTGATATGTTATGGCTTTTATTTATTTTAATTTTTATTAGACTTTGTATTGCTTCTATTTATTTTCAAGCTGAAATGAGTTTAATGGCCAAAATTTTAAATCCCAAAGAACTTAAACTTGTCAATGAAATGCATAGTATAATTTGGGCTATCTCTTACACAGCCGGAATGGCAAGTGCTGGAATTTTTATTTATTTTCTCGGTGTAAAAATTGCCTTTTTATTTGATTGCACTCTTATACTTATTGGAATTTATTGCTTATCAAAACTTAATATTTTTAATTTTAAACAAAAAACACAACACCACTTTTTTATTATGATAAAAGAAGGCTTATTTTATGTTTTAAAAAACAAAATAATTCTTCATCTTATTTTACTTCATGCTTTTATTGGTTTAACCGCTTATGAAACCTTAGTCACATTATTAGCACAACACAGCTACAAAGAAGTATTATCTGCTGCACTAATAATAGGATTTTTAAATGCAATTAGAGCTTGCTCTCTTGCTATAGGACCTATAATTTTAAGTAAATTCATTAATAACAATAATTTATTTTATATGTATCTTGGACAAGGTTTAGGTATTATACTTTGGGCAATAACTCAATTTAATTTTTATATTTCCTTTATAGGTTTAATTGGTGCTGGATTTTTTACATCTACACTTTGGGCTTACACATACACCATGATACAAAAAAATGCAGATAAACAATACCATGGAAGAGTTATTGCTTATACTGATATGGTTTATCTTAGCTTTAGTGCTAGTATTTCTTTACTTATGGGATTTTTATTTGAATTAGGTTTAAATTTACAATTTATCACATTTTTACTAGGTATGATTTTTGTATTAGCCGCATTTTATTGGAAATGGTTTTATCATAAATATTTATAA
- a CDS encoding lysophospholipid acyltransferase family protein — translation MGKSFKIYCLTYIIFILQWFIFLTCKKYYKGKKVDNKPNVILFWHGKLALMPFAFKYYRQKDKKAYVMISYHKDGEQIAKIIKLFRLHTVRGSTSKGGSKVLRAAFKVLEQNDDIVITPDGPRGPYHSISDGSISLAQKKGLKIRILNYEANRFWEFKSWDKMILPKPFSKITYSLSEPLDISHLNKEEAKEFLIEQFNKISLADQFKE, via the coding sequence ATGGGGAAATCGTTTAAAATTTATTGTTTAACATATATAATTTTTATTTTACAATGGTTTATTTTTTTAACGTGTAAAAAATATTATAAAGGCAAAAAAGTTGACAATAAACCCAATGTGATACTTTTTTGGCATGGAAAATTAGCTTTAATGCCTTTTGCTTTTAAATACTATAGACAAAAAGATAAGAAAGCTTATGTAATGATTTCTTATCATAAAGATGGAGAACAAATTGCTAAAATTATTAAACTTTTTAGACTTCATACTGTAAGAGGAAGCACTTCAAAAGGTGGAAGTAAAGTCCTTAGAGCTGCTTTTAAAGTTTTAGAGCAAAATGACGATATAGTTATTACGCCTGATGGACCACGTGGACCTTATCATAGTATTTCAGATGGTTCTATTAGTTTAGCCCAAAAAAAAGGTTTAAAAATAAGAATTTTAAATTATGAAGCAAACCGATTTTGGGAATTTAAGAGTTGGGATAAAATGATATTACCAAAACCTTTTAGTAAAATCACCTATAGCTTAAGTGAACCTTTAGATATTTCACATTTAAACAAAGAAGAGGCTAAAGAATTTTTAATAGAACAATTTAATAAAATTAGCCTAGCTGATCAATTTAAGGAATAA
- a CDS encoding dehypoxanthine futalosine cyclase: MKRLDKKEALYLLHHASLTELGKMAYEKKIALHPEKITTFVVDRNINYTNVCCIDCSFCAFYRHHKEDDAYILSFEQIGKKIEELESIGGTQILFQGGVHPKLKIEWYEELVSWIKKHYPNITIHGFSAVEIAYIARVSKISIAEVLQRLKDKGLFSIPGAGAEILSDRVRDIIAPNKCDSATWLEVHRQAHKIDIKSTATMMFGTVESDEEIIDHFEYLRQLQDETNGFRAFILWSFQSENTALIQKHPQIMKQSSNKYLRLLALARLYLDNFKNLQSSWVTQGSLIGQLALKFGANDLGSTMMEENVVSAAGASYRMNQDEMIRLIKSLGEYPAKRNTAYEILERF, encoded by the coding sequence TTGAAACGACTGGATAAGAAAGAGGCTTTGTATTTGCTTCATCATGCAAGTTTAACTGAACTTGGGAAAATGGCTTATGAGAAAAAAATAGCCTTGCATCCTGAAAAAATTACTACTTTTGTTGTAGATAGGAATATCAATTATACTAATGTATGTTGCATTGATTGTTCTTTTTGTGCTTTTTATCGTCATCATAAAGAAGATGATGCTTATATTTTAAGTTTTGAACAAATAGGTAAAAAAATAGAAGAACTTGAGTCTATAGGCGGGACTCAAATTCTTTTTCAAGGTGGAGTGCATCCAAAATTAAAAATAGAATGGTATGAAGAACTTGTTTCTTGGATAAAAAAACATTATCCAAATATTACTATACATGGTTTTTCTGCAGTTGAAATTGCTTATATTGCTAGGGTTTCAAAAATTTCTATTGCAGAAGTTTTACAAAGACTTAAGGATAAGGGTTTGTTTTCTATACCAGGTGCAGGTGCTGAAATATTAAGTGATAGGGTGCGTGATATTATAGCTCCTAATAAATGTGATAGTGCCACTTGGCTTGAAGTGCACCGTCAAGCCCATAAAATTGATATTAAAAGTACTGCTACGATGATGTTTGGTACTGTTGAAAGCGATGAAGAAATTATAGATCATTTTGAGTATTTAAGGCAATTACAAGATGAAACAAATGGTTTTAGAGCTTTTATTTTGTGGAGTTTTCAAAGTGAAAATACAGCTTTGATTCAAAAACATCCTCAAATTATGAAGCAAAGTTCAAATAAATACTTAAGACTTTTAGCATTGGCAAGACTTTATTTGGATAATTTTAAAAATTTGCAAAGTTCTTGGGTAACACAAGGATCTTTGATAGGTCAACTTGCTTTAAAATTTGGTGCTAATGATTTGGGTTCAACTATGATGGAAGAAAATGTTGTTAGTGCCGCAGGAGCTAGTTATAGAATGAATCAAGATGAGATGATAAGATTGATTAAAAGTTTAGGAGAGTATCCTGCAAAACGTAATACTGCTTATGAAATTTTAGAAAGGTTTTAA
- a CDS encoding M16 family metallopeptidase, whose translation MQFLEVNQSKIPFIFEENTDLPIVILRLVFRNCGRSYDKIAGTAKIFARILNEGVDDKFFKDLEFKAINLEANSGFESLEINLSCLKENFNFALSSLEKLFLKPRIEEKILEKLKINALGELASKNSDFDYLAKKLLNQELFEYEEFQSPNDGNEKSISTISLKDLRDFYEKHINLSSLVVVLGGDLQEQKAKEYMLKFLVKLPVGKLNIQKTYELSKVIKDKILVRKESEQAYIYFATPFFANLEDKDLYLAKIALFVLGQGGFGSRIMEEIRVKRGLAYSAYAMLDMNMSFSRIFGYLQTKNESAKEAKQIVKEVFENFIKQGISQNELDQAKNFLIGSTPLRYESLSKRLIMAFSEFCQGLNLGYYKTELKLIENVDLEQINAYIKKHQELLNISFASIQNEN comes from the coding sequence ATGCAATTTTTAGAAGTAAATCAAAGTAAAATCCCTTTTATTTTTGAAGAAAATACAGATCTTCCTATCGTTATTTTAAGACTTGTTTTTAGAAATTGCGGTAGAAGTTATGATAAAATAGCAGGAACTGCAAAAATATTTGCACGTATTTTAAATGAAGGCGTAGATGATAAATTTTTTAAAGATTTGGAGTTTAAAGCAATTAATTTAGAAGCAAATAGTGGTTTTGAAAGCTTAGAAATCAATCTTTCTTGTTTGAAAGAAAATTTTAATTTTGCTCTTAGTAGTTTAGAAAAATTATTTTTAAAACCAAGAATAGAAGAGAAAATTTTAGAAAAATTAAAAATTAATGCTTTGGGTGAATTAGCAAGTAAAAATAGTGATTTTGATTATTTGGCAAAAAAATTACTTAATCAAGAGCTTTTTGAATATGAAGAATTTCAAAGTCCAAATGATGGAAATGAAAAAAGTATTAGTACTATTTCTTTAAAAGATTTAAGAGATTTTTATGAAAAACATATTAATCTTAGTAGTCTTGTTGTGGTTTTAGGTGGAGACTTGCAAGAACAAAAAGCTAAAGAATATATGTTAAAATTTTTAGTCAAATTACCAGTGGGTAAGTTAAATATCCAAAAAACATATGAATTAAGCAAGGTAATAAAAGACAAGATTTTAGTACGCAAGGAAAGTGAACAAGCTTATATTTATTTTGCTACACCTTTTTTTGCGAATTTGGAAGATAAAGATTTGTATTTAGCCAAAATAGCTTTATTTGTTTTAGGTCAAGGTGGTTTTGGATCAAGAATCATGGAGGAAATACGCGTTAAAAGAGGTCTTGCGTATTCTGCTTATGCTATGCTTGATATGAATATGTCTTTTTCAAGGATTTTTGGATATTTGCAAACTAAAAATGAAAGTGCTAAAGAGGCAAAACAAATTGTTAAAGAAGTTTTTGAAAACTTTATTAAACAAGGCATTAGCCAAAACGAATTAGATCAGGCTAAAAATTTTCTTATTGGTTCAACACCTTTGCGTTATGAGAGTTTAAGCAAGCGTTTGATTATGGCTTTTAGTGAATTTTGTCAAGGTTTAAATTTGGGTTATTATAAAACAGAATTAAAATTGATAGAAAATGTTGACCTTGAGCAAATTAATGCTTATATTAAAAAACATCAAGAGCTTTTAAATATAAGTTTTGCAAGTATACAGAATGAAAATTAA
- the thiC gene encoding phosphomethylpyrimidine synthase ThiC, which translates to MKTQMNYAKEGVFTKEMQIVAQKEQVSQDFLLENLACGKIIIPANINHKSLDPNGIGLGLRTKINVNLGVSNDCVDYSEEMKKVELAHKFNIEAIMDLSNYGKTSHFRDQLINVSKAMIGTVPVYDAVGFLEKDLKQISAKDFLDVVYYHAKSGVDFMTIHAGINSRAANIFKQGKRLTNIVSRGGSVLYAWMMMKNAENPFFEYYDDLLDICLKYDVTLSLGDALRPGSTHDASDAAQIAELIELSLLTQRAWDVGVQVMIEGPGHMAINEIEANMQLEKRLCKGAPFYVLGPLVTDIGAGYDHISGAIGGAVAAASGADILCYVTPAEHLRLPNLEDVRDGIVATRIAAHAGDIAKLPKERARDDAMSKARQDIDWEKMFKLAIDGEKAKKMFNERRPDDLNSCSMCGKMCAMNTMNQILKGDEVSLT; encoded by the coding sequence ATGAAAACTCAAATGAATTATGCCAAAGAAGGTGTATTTACTAAAGAGATGCAAATTGTTGCACAAAAAGAACAAGTGAGTCAAGATTTTTTACTTGAAAATTTAGCTTGTGGTAAAATTATTATCCCTGCAAATATTAATCATAAAAGTCTTGATCCAAATGGTATAGGATTAGGACTTCGCACTAAAATAAATGTGAATTTAGGGGTTTCTAATGATTGTGTTGATTATAGCGAAGAGATGAAAAAAGTTGAACTTGCTCACAAGTTTAATATTGAAGCAATTATGGATTTAAGTAATTATGGTAAAACAAGTCATTTTAGAGATCAGCTTATTAATGTTTCAAAAGCTATGATAGGTACTGTACCAGTGTATGATGCAGTAGGATTTTTAGAAAAAGATTTAAAACAAATTAGTGCTAAAGATTTTTTAGATGTGGTTTATTATCATGCTAAAAGCGGGGTCGATTTTATGACAATTCATGCAGGTATTAATTCTCGTGCAGCAAATATTTTTAAACAAGGTAAAAGATTGACAAATATAGTTTCAAGAGGAGGTTCTGTGCTTTATGCTTGGATGATGATGAAAAATGCTGAAAATCCTTTTTTTGAATATTATGATGATTTGCTTGATATTTGTTTAAAATATGATGTAACCTTGTCTTTGGGCGATGCTTTACGCCCTGGTTCAACACATGATGCAAGTGATGCAGCGCAAATTGCAGAATTAATTGAATTATCTTTGTTAACACAAAGAGCTTGGGATGTTGGAGTTCAAGTTATGATAGAAGGTCCTGGGCACATGGCTATTAATGAAATTGAAGCAAACATGCAATTAGAAAAGCGTTTATGTAAAGGAGCACCTTTTTATGTTTTAGGTCCTTTGGTTACAGATATTGGGGCGGGTTATGATCATATTAGTGGTGCCATTGGAGGAGCTGTTGCAGCAGCAAGTGGTGCTGATATATTATGTTATGTTACTCCTGCAGAACATTTAAGGCTTCCGAATTTAGAAGATGTTAGAGATGGTATAGTTGCAACTAGGATTGCAGCTCATGCAGGAGATATAGCAAAGCTTCCAAAAGAAAGGGCAAGAGATGATGCTATGAGTAAAGCAAGACAGGATATAGATTGGGAAAAAATGTTTAAACTTGCTATTGATGGAGAAAAGGCAAAAAAAATGTTTAATGAACGTCGTCCCGATGATTTAAATTCATGTTCTATGTGTGGAAAAATGTGTGCAATGAATACTATGAATCAAATTCTAAAAGGCGATGAGGTAAGTTTAACTTGA
- a CDS encoding HP0268 family nuclease, with amino-acid sequence MELKLARTSISAKPKNIDLETIEDLLKKEGQKFFYFDKDNTHKQFIAFINHFKKKGLSIYHKTVKYGLDDNDFMYEVHIL; translated from the coding sequence ATGGAATTAAAATTAGCAAGAACTTCAATCAGTGCAAAACCTAAAAATATCGATTTAGAAACAATTGAAGATCTTTTAAAAAAAGAGGGACAAAAATTTTTTTATTTTGATAAAGACAATACACATAAACAATTTATTGCCTTTATTAATCATTTTAAAAAAAAAGGTTTAAGTATCTATCACAAAACCGTAAAATATGGACTTGATGATAATGATTTTATGTATGAGGTACACATTCTTTGA